In the Cylindrospermopsis raciborskii Cr2010 genome, CATAGTGTATGTTTTCACTTAGCTTAAATAACATCGCCAAAGTTTAGTTGGATGATTATTTGTTTGGTAAATGCGATCGCTCATTTACAAAAGGAGTATGGGATTTCCTTTTTTCTCAACGTTATGTTTACAATGGCGATTGCGAAGCACTCCCCACGGGAGCTCGTCTTTTATAATGTATGCTTTATAATGTATGCTTTTACTTAACTTAAAGAACACTGAATCAAAGTTTAGTTAAATGATTCTATGTTTGCTAAATGCGATCGCCTGTTTAGAAAAGGAGTATGGGATTCCATTTTTTTTCACAGCTGTGTTTAGAAGAGCGATCGCTCTTGATTAAAAGACATTTGTCAGGGCAATCTTCCAGAGTGCTTATGCTACTTGAATATATTTCAAGGGGTTTTTAGGCTGGGGTAGAGGTTGGTTATTTTCTTGATAAAGCTGAAGATAACTGTCAATCACTTGCTGACCATGTTTGGCTGCTTCCTCATAAGTATTCCCGTGGGTGTGGATGTCTTGAAAAGGGAAGTCAGGAAGGTGAACTACATAGCAGTTATCCTCTTGAGACCAGAAAATAATCATACTATAATGTGAATTCATTGTAATTCTTCTAGTCTTGCGAGTCTTTGTTTAACTTGTTTCTCTAAATAGATTTTAGCATCGTCACCATCCTTACCTGCAATTGTTATCGGCATATCTGGCATTTTTTCGTGAATCCAGATTGTGTGACTACCTTTACCAGTCCGTTGGATAAACCCGGCTTTTAACAACATTGCCTTTAGTTCTCGAATTTTTTTAGGCATTCAAAGTTATTAAATAAATACATAAAAGGAGTATGGGATTTCCTTTTTTCTCAACGTTATGTTCAGAATAGTGAGCGCCCGTTTATAAAAACATCCTAATTTTTCTGGAGAACTTCACTGTAAACCTTACAATACTGATCAGCTATTAAATGATTAGCCCACCTCCCAACAGCGCGTTCTCTAGCAGCTAATCCAAGATCACTAAGTCGCGAATGGTCGCATAAAACCCACTCAATACCTAAGGCTAAATCATCAGCATTAAAAGCTTTAGCTAAATATCCCGTTTTAAGATGCTCTACTATATCAGGTAACCCACCAATGTTAAATGCAATTACGGGTGTGCCACAGGCGTGGGCCTCAAGACCGGTGTTGGGAAGGTTATCCTGACGCGAAGGAATGACCATTGCATCAGCAGCAGAGTAGAGAATTCGCAGACTAAGATCATCATGCAAATGACCAGTGTAGTGTATGGGAAACCCTAGGTCTATGGGTTCTCTAGGTTCCAATTGTCCAAACACGACTAATTCTAATCCAGCAAATTGCCCACGGAGGAGATTAAGAGCTGATCGCAACAGGTCAAATCCTTTTCGGGGATCGCGAGACCCACCTACCGCCCCGAATAACAGTAAGGGAACGTCTGTGGGTAGATCCAAAAGTTTTCGCGCCAGATTTCTGTCAAAGGGTTGCCATATCTCAGTATCAATAGCATAGGGTATTAATTTGACTGGCCAGTTGTGCATTAGGTGGCTTTTGGTTACACAATCTGCCAACCATTGGCTAGGAGTGACAATTTGTAGCGGCTTTTTCCAGTGCTTGAGTTTGCGATTCCATGTCCACCGGTTAAGGTCAAAGCCACTCTCATAGTCCGGTCGATTATCTTTCCAGTAGCCCTCGCGCCAGCGAAATTCTTCTGTGTAATGCTCCGCTCCACAAAATGCCCACATGTCATGGAGAGTCCATACTATTGGTTTATCTAGTTTACCTATATCGCTGATTGACAGCATTTCTCCGTTTAACCAATGTAAATGAAGTATGTCTCCATCCGAAGCATTGAGCCGTTTTACCCAGGTGGATGGGATGATCGCGGGAGAATGAAGAACTTTGTTCTCGGTTTGGAAGATTTGTTGAAATAAAACCTCTATCTGAGGGCGAATTTTAGCCAACCCCTTGCCCAATTTGGTTTTGTGTCCATTTACGGTCCAATCTCCCGACTGAGCTACATTTACTGCCATGGTGGAATTCACTCCGTGAAGACGCAGGGCTTTGTGAATTCGATAGGCCGCACGTGATGCACCTCCCAGAATGTCGGAGTGATTAATATGTATTATTTTCACAAATTATTCCCATGAGAAAATTCAAAAATTAAATATCTAGCTAGGCTTTTTCGCCTCGATATACATTGACTCTAAACCCTTTCTAGGAAGTCCGTCTACATCCACGTCTAAGGGCTGAAATGGAAATTCGTGGAACATACTTGTATTGAAGCTGCATCGACTAGTAGCGATAAAACCAACTGACTCCAGTGCTCGCTGTATTTGGCGGAAGTCCCACAACCAGTGATGGCGTTCCCCAACAGTTGCCAGACTAACATTTTGCGTGCGAAATGCCTTACAGCAATTTTCATGTAGTTAAACTACAAAATAAGATAAGCTATAATAAGGGTAATAAACTAAAATAGAGTAGAAGTACTGTCAAATTATATGCCAAAACCTTATTCAATAGATTTGCGTAATCGCGTGATTGTAGCATGGGTTGCTCAAGAGGGATCTCAACGCCAGTTGGCAGAAAGATTCAAGGTCAGCTTATCATTTGTGAGAAATTTAGTACGTCGTTATCGTGAAACTGGGCAAGTTGAGCCAAAGCAATGTGGAGGATATGAAAAGCCTGTAATTGCAGGCCAATATTTAAACATGATCAAGTCTTGGCTGGATGAGAAAAATGATTTACTACTTTCAGAATTGTGCGATCGCCTGAGAGAAACGACGGGCACTAGTGTTAGTATCACAACCATGCATCGAGCCTTAGAAAAGTTGGGTCTACGTCATAAAAAAAAGTCTAAATGCCAGTGAACAGGAGACTCCACGTGTTCAAGAATTAAGGCATGATTATCGTCGTTGGGTAGATACAGTTGATATTAGAAATTTAGTGTTTTTAGATGAATCGGGGATAAATTTAGGGATGTCAAGGTTGTTTGCCAGAAGCCAAGATGGACAAAGAGCAATTGGTAGCGTACCAGGAAACAAGGGCAAAAATATTTCTCTGATTGGGGCTTTAAATATGGATGGAATTCTGGCAGCAATGACTGTAGAGGGAAGCACAAATACAGAAGTATTTCTCACTTATGTAAATCAGGTTTTAGTACCTCAATTATGGAAAGGGGCTATTGTTGTTATGGATAATTTAAAGGTTCATTATGCCGAGCGCGTGAGATTGTCAATTGAATCAGTCGGTGCAAAAGTTAAGTTTTTACCCCCCTATTCTCCAGACTTATCTCCGATAGAATTGTGTTGGTCAAAATTAAAGCAATTTCTCCGTAGTCGGGAGGCACGAACATTAGAAGCCCTAAATGAGGCCATGACAAGTGCAGTAAATTATATTACAGCAGAGGATGCGCTTAATTGGTTCAATCATTGTGGTTTATTTACATGAAAACTGCTGTAATCAGTTTAGCTCGTAGGTTCCTAATATAGGTTTTGATGGTTTCTTCTTCTGGTGGATTTTCCCAAGCCCAAATTTGGTCAATTAAGATGCTACGAGTAGCAATACGTCCATTACAACGCAATAGAGCTTCCATGAGAGCAAATTCTTTAGGTGTCAAATGAATAGGTTTTTTCCCATATAAAACTTTGTACGTGCTAAAATCCAAGGACAAGTCACCCCAGGTGAGAGTGTTATTAGTTACAGGCTTCCCTCGGCGTAATAATGCCCGAACTTGGGCCATTAGTTCTTGCAAATTAAAGGGTTTGACCATGTAAGAGTCCGCTCCAGCATCTAAACCTGTGATTTTATCACTAATTGTATCGCGAGCAGTGAGCATGAGAATGGGTAAAGTACAACCATGGTCACGCAGTTTTTGGCATAGTCGAATCCCGTCTAGTTTAGGTAGGGTAATATCCATAATTATCAGGTCATAGTTTATTACTGATAAGTCCTGTAATCGCCTCCAAGCAGCTTCACCATCCCTGACACATTCTACTTCGTACCTTTCCATGGTTAGAGCTTCTGTCAGGGATTCTGTTAGGTAATAATCATCCTCTACAACAAGAATCCACATCACTATTTAACTGATGTTTTAATTTGACTTTTTTAAACTTTCTGCTATCAGCAGTTTTTTGTTTAGTATTTCTAGGGCAGCTTGATACTGCTTATCATCTGAACTGCCTACTTGTTCACGCCTAATCATTGATTGTTTAACCTCTACATCTGGCTTAATCCCTAATTTATTAATATCTCGATGGTTCGGTGTTTCATATTTAGCAATTGTCACTGCTAAACCAGAACCGTCAGTTAGTTGAAATAATGACTGAATTAGCCCTTTACCAAAAGTAGTTTCACCGACTAGCTCCGCTCTACCATTGTCTTGTAAAGCACCCGCTAAAATCTCGCTGGCACTAGCAGTGCCCTGGTTGACCAAAATCACTAGAGGATCCTGAGTTAAAGCTGGACCAAAGGCTTCAAAACTCCCTTGTATACCTTGACGGTTAACAGTATACACTACCATTCCCGAGTCTAACCATTGACGGGCTACCTCTATCCCCGCTTTTAATAGTCCTCCTGGATTATTGCGCAAATCCAAAATGTAGGCTGTCGACCCCTGCTCCTCCATGCTATTAATTGCATTCGCTAGTTCTAAAGCAGCATTAGCATTGAATTGTGAAAGACGAATATAACCAATGGGCATTCCTTCCGGTGAAAGACGTAAGTCAGCCAGTACAGGATTTAATTCAATGCGATCGCGCACTAAAACTACTTCTTGATTTGGTTGTCCCTCGCGACCAATCAGTAGGGTGACTACTGTGCCAATGGGTCCACGCATCCGCGCTGCTGCTTCATCCAGGGTGATATTTTCCGTGGATAATCCCTCAATTTGTAAAATCCGATCTCGTGGTTTTAAGCCTGCTCTTTCTGCAGGTGAACCCTGAATAGGTGTAATTACCTCTAATATACCAGTTTCAGAATTGAGAGCGATTTGTAAACCTATACCGGTCAACTCTCCGGAAGTGTTAACTTGTAAACTGCGATACTGGTCTGGGTCTAAAAATCTGGTGAAAGGATCATCTAGGCTTTTAAGCATATCTCGCACTACTTTGTATGCTGCTTGATCATTTCCCAGGGGTTGTTTAAAAGCTCGTTGTCTTACACTTTCCCAGTTTTGGTTATTAAAACTTGCATCTATATATGATCTATTAACAATTCGCCAAGCCTCAGCTACTACTTTTTGCTGTTGAGTTAAAGCAATAGCTGATGGAACAAAGTAGCTAAAACCCCAGATGAAAGCCACACCAAAAGCCAAAAGTAACGAAAATCCCCATCGTAAGAGCCATTTATTCATGGAGCTTTTTTCCTCTTATTCCTAACTAAACTAATTATTAACCTCCGGTAGGGAAGTTTTTAATGAAATTTCACTCTCAATTATGTTACTTTTCTTATGGGGGTGTCTTGTAATCAATTCTGAAGTTAATTATTCTTCAGATGACATGGAGAAGCACAACCAGCCAAAAAACGATAAAATCTTCTTGGGAACCAACATTTTTCACGTTGGCTTGCAAGCGGAACGCAATATATTCCATATTTACAGAATGTTAAGTTTCTGAAAAACCTAACAGTTTTGTAACCTAGCTGCTCTTTTTGCTTGCGCATCCCAATAGCTTTGAGAGACTCGTCTTTTTGAAGCGGGGAGAAGTCAATTATCCACCATAGGTAATTTGTAGGGACTTGAAATTATATGGCCAGCGTCTATGATTGGTTTGAGGAACGTTTAGAACTGGAAGCGCTCGCTGAGGACGTAACCAGCAAATACGTACCACCCCACGTTAACATCTTTTACTGTTTAGGCGGAATCACTCTAGTTTGTTTTCTAATTCAGTTTGCCACTGGATTTGCCATGACATTCTACTACAAGCCTACAGTAGCAGAGGCATTCTCCTCTGTGCAGTACATAATGAATGAAGTTAACTTTGGTTGGCTAATTCGTTCCATCCATCGTTGGTCCGCCAGCATGATGGTATT is a window encoding:
- a CDS encoding type II toxin-antitoxin system HicB family antitoxin, encoding MNSHYSMIIFWSQEDNCYVVHLPDFPFQDIHTHGNTYEEAAKHGQQVIDSYLQLYQENNQPLPQPKNPLKYIQVA
- a CDS encoding type II toxin-antitoxin system HicA family toxin, whose amino-acid sequence is MPKKIRELKAMLLKAGFIQRTGKGSHTIWIHEKMPDMPITIAGKDGDDAKIYLEKQVKQRLARLEELQ
- a CDS encoding glycosyltransferase family 4 protein, with product MKIIHINHSDILGGASRAAYRIHKALRLHGVNSTMAVNVAQSGDWTVNGHKTKLGKGLAKIRPQIEVLFQQIFQTENKVLHSPAIIPSTWVKRLNASDGDILHLHWLNGEMLSISDIGKLDKPIVWTLHDMWAFCGAEHYTEEFRWREGYWKDNRPDYESGFDLNRWTWNRKLKHWKKPLQIVTPSQWLADCVTKSHLMHNWPVKLIPYAIDTEIWQPFDRNLARKLLDLPTDVPLLLFGAVGGSRDPRKGFDLLRSALNLLRGQFAGLELVVFGQLEPREPIDLGFPIHYTGHLHDDLSLRILYSAADAMVIPSRQDNLPNTGLEAHACGTPVIAFNIGGLPDIVEHLKTGYLAKAFNADDLALGIEWVLCDHSRLSDLGLAARERAVGRWANHLIADQYCKVYSEVLQKN
- a CDS encoding helix-turn-helix domain-containing protein; the encoded protein is MPKPYSIDLRNRVIVAWVAQEGSQRQLAERFKVSLSFVRNLVRRYRETGQVEPKQCGGYEKPVIAGQYLNMIKSWLDEKNDLLLSELCDRLRETTGTSVSITTMHRALEKLGLRHKKKSKCQ
- a CDS encoding IS630 family transposase; translated protein: MKKSLNASEQETPRVQELRHDYRRWVDTVDIRNLVFLDESGINLGMSRLFARSQDGQRAIGSVPGNKGKNISLIGALNMDGILAAMTVEGSTNTEVFLTYVNQVLVPQLWKGAIVVMDNLKVHYAERVRLSIESVGAKVKFLPPYSPDLSPIELCWSKLKQFLRSREARTLEALNEAMTSAVNYITAEDALNWFNHCGLFT
- a CDS encoding response regulator transcription factor encodes the protein MWILVVEDDYYLTESLTEALTMERYEVECVRDGEAAWRRLQDLSVINYDLIIMDITLPKLDGIRLCQKLRDHGCTLPILMLTARDTISDKITGLDAGADSYMVKPFNLQELMAQVRALLRRGKPVTNNTLTWGDLSLDFSTYKVLYGKKPIHLTPKEFALMEALLRCNGRIATRSILIDQIWAWENPPEEETIKTYIRNLRAKLITAVFM
- the ctpA gene encoding carboxyl-terminal processing protease CtpA gives rise to the protein MNKWLLRWGFSLLLAFGVAFIWGFSYFVPSAIALTQQQKVVAEAWRIVNRSYIDASFNNQNWESVRQRAFKQPLGNDQAAYKVVRDMLKSLDDPFTRFLDPDQYRSLQVNTSGELTGIGLQIALNSETGILEVITPIQGSPAERAGLKPRDRILQIEGLSTENITLDEAAARMRGPIGTVVTLLIGREGQPNQEVVLVRDRIELNPVLADLRLSPEGMPIGYIRLSQFNANAALELANAINSMEEQGSTAYILDLRNNPGGLLKAGIEVARQWLDSGMVVYTVNRQGIQGSFEAFGPALTQDPLVILVNQGTASASEILAGALQDNGRAELVGETTFGKGLIQSLFQLTDGSGLAVTIAKYETPNHRDINKLGIKPDVEVKQSMIRREQVGSSDDKQYQAALEILNKKLLIAESLKKSN